A genomic segment from Sulfitobacter mediterraneus encodes:
- a CDS encoding ArsC/Spx/MgsR family protein, translated as MQIYGLKNCDTCRKAMKALPDATLVDVRVDGVPEEVLLAAHQQFGGALLNTRSTTWRGLSEVERQADPLTLIKAHPALMKRPLIAVDNTLFLSWNSDIEKEIKALS; from the coding sequence ATGCAAATTTATGGTCTTAAGAATTGCGATACCTGCAGGAAGGCGATGAAGGCACTGCCTGATGCTACGCTCGTTGATGTGCGCGTTGATGGCGTTCCTGAAGAGGTGTTGTTGGCGGCACATCAACAGTTCGGTGGCGCGCTATTGAATACACGGTCCACCACTTGGAGAGGGCTGAGCGAGGTAGAGCGGCAGGCCGATCCTCTGACATTGATCAAAGCCCATCCCGCTTTGATGAAGCGGCCGTTGATTGCTGTGGATAACACGCTTTTTCTATCTTGGAACAGTGATATAGAGAAGGAAATTAAAGCACTTTCTTAA
- a CDS encoding cold-shock protein translates to MPNGTVKWFNTTKGYGFIAPEGGGNDVFVHISAVERSGLTGLADDQKVSFELSEGRDGRQMASDITLL, encoded by the coding sequence ATGCCGAATGGCACCGTGAAATGGTTTAACACCACCAAGGGTTACGGATTTATCGCACCAGAAGGTGGCGGCAATGATGTATTTGTACATATCTCAGCGGTCGAACGCTCTGGCCTGACGGGCCTTGCGGATGACCAGAAAGTCAGTTTCGAACTTTCCGAAGGCCGCGACGGCCGCCAGATGGCGTCTGACATCACCCTGTTATAA